The Methanolobus sp. WCC4 genome includes the window CAAGGATAAATATACACTAAAGAACATCTTTTTTGAAAGGCCCGGGACTTTCAACAATGAACTTTGATATAAACCCGGGATAGCCCTTTTTTCTTTAATTTGTCCATAAACCGATTCAATTGACATGTTGCAGGTAAGTTGAATGGGAGCGGGTTCGTCCACGAACACCTATTTATACGATTAAAATCAACATTTTATTTAGTGGACTATAGGTAATTGATTCCTTTATCCGGGATTCGGAAGTACGTCTTATGGTCTTGAGTGTTCAGAACGACATGGAAACCGATGTTTCCATTCTGGAGATCCAGAATGAGATGTCGGTCAAAGAAACAATGTCAAAGACGATCTTTGACATCGATGTCAGTGCCAGTGTTCTTGAAGTTGCAGGAAAGATGGCAGAAAATGACACAGATAGCGTTATTGTTACAGAGGATGCCGACAATATCGGCATTATAACTGAACATGATATTATCACCAAGACAGTTGTAAAGAATGTGCTTCCTTCTGAGATGACGGCAAAGGAGATCATGTCGTCCCCAATTATAGCAACCAGGCCTTCGACAAGTATCATCGAAGCTGCTGAAATGATGGTCAAATCCAACATTCGCAGGCTTGCTGTAATGGAAGGGGACCACATTGAGGGAATGATAACTGACAGAGATATCATAGCCATAGCTCCGGGTCTGACAACGATCCTGGAAGGACTTATAGAACTGAACCATGAGAACAAACTCCACACGGAACCTGAGCTCGAACGTGGCATATGCCAGCGTTGCGGTGCTCTTGTTGACAGTCTGGTGGATGTCAATGGATCGACGCTCTGTGAGGACTGCAAAGAGGAAGAAGGTTACTATGACTAGTTCTTTGAACGGTCAATTGATAGAGGACACTTCAAGTTGGTGAAATAAATGTCTGTCCCGATATATCTTAAACGAAGAAATGTATCGACTTTCAAAGCAACACCTGATATCAGCCCGGGGAAAATCGTCCCTTTGTGCAGTTCAGTGTTAGCAGGACCTACTATTACTGCAGACAGACATAGTTTATTTGCATTTTGAAGGTGCTGCAGGGTACTTTCATGAAGAGATGCCGTTTGCCATGAGACTTGAATGCCGCTCACAGACTTCTGGAGATCATGATGTTGAACCCCCGGTAAATTTGTGATGTTATGGAGCACAGTGGTTCAGTTGAAAATTAATGTGATGATCAGTGACCTGGAAAACAGGACAATAGAATCCCAAAGAAAGGACCTCTTTGCATATACAGACGTACCTCGAACTGAAGACATGGTCATATCAATTGACATTAGAATCCATCAGGAGGTGGAGATTAAAACCTGAGTACGATGAGAACTGTCACAGTATGGTTCTCATAAGATGAGAGAAGGGAACGTTTCCCGATAGAAGTAGAAGGTCCATGGACCAGTATATGAATAAAATAAGAAGAGCCTTCGATCATTGTGATAGAATGATGATGAGCTCTTAAATGGATAAAAAATATCCTGCAGGTCTGGTTTTGGTTTGTAATCCCAGACTTTCAGAAGGAGGAACAACATGAATGTGAAGGACATTATGAGTTCACCGGTCTTTACCATAGCACCGGAAGAAACCGTAGCACATGCAAGAAACCTTATGCTCAAGCATAAGATCAGTACCCTGGTGGTAGCTGAGGATGAAAAAATGGTCGGTATAGTCACAAAGACAGATCTTGGAAAGAGACTCGCTCAGGCCGAGCCAATGTGGAGAAGGAGACCGATCGACAAGATCCCGGTGAGCATGGTGATGCATGAAGACCCTATCACAATATATCCCGGTGCCTCAGTCGCACAGGCAAGCGAACTCATGATAGAGAATGGCATAAATGCACTGGCTGTGGTGAACAGAGAAGTAGAAGGAATAGTCACCGGAACGGACATCATGAGGTACTTCGCTGAACAGGATATTAAGACAAAGGTATCAGATATCATGGATGAAGACATCGTTTTCGTACACAGGCACCACACCATCAATCACGTCATCCATGAAATGGAAGCAAGTGAGACAAACCGTGTCATTGTCAATGATGATGCTGATGAGGCAGTAGGAATCATCACAACGACGAATGTGGCATTCAACATAATGTCTGACAATGAAGGAAATCTTCCATCAAAGAGCATAAAGATGACCAGGCGTTCAAGCCCTGCGGGTCACAAGGAATATCGTTACGTAAAAGAGGTACCTCTTGTTGCTGAAGATATCATGTCAGAGCTTCCGCATCCCATGGATGCCAACAACAAGGCAGTGAATGCAGCAAAGATAATGCTCTCAGAACACACAATAGCTCTCCCTGTTGTCAACGGGGACAAGATCATCGGACTTATCAGCAGGAGAGATATACTCAGAGCAGTGCAGTGAGCATCGAAAGACCAGAAAAGAGAACGATAAGAGGAATTACAATGGAAGTAAAGGACATAATGGCAGAACCACTGTTGATAGATAAGTCAGACACCATTTCCCACGCACTTGACGTAATGGAAAAGAAGGGAACAAGACGTCTTCTGGTAAAACACGATAATGAGCTGCTTGGAGTACTTACAATGAGAAATATCTCAAAGGAGCTCGGTACGCGGAAGAAGGGAAGCAAGCCAGCTTCTTCCCTGCACGTTGCAACCGCCATCTCTGATAATTTCGTAAAAGTACTTCCGGACACAAAGGTAACCGATACGATCACACTCATGATCAAGAACGGAGGTGTGATAGTTGTCATGGACAATGACAAAGTAGTTGGATGGGTTACCCCGAACGAGATACTCAAGAACAATAATTTCACCGGATACGCCGGTGAGATCATGCAGAAGGGACCTATCGTTGCAGGACCTGCTGACCGCGTCAGCCATATCAGAAGGGTAATGCTTGACAACAACATCGGAAGGGTTCCCATCATCGAGGGTGACAAACTCGTTGGTATGGTGACCGAGAAGGACATTGCCAATGCAATGCGTTCATTCCGTGACCTTGTGGAAGGAAGCAAGCAGGAAGCACGCATCAAGAACCTTATCGTCGAGGATATCATGAAGATGGGGGTCAAGACCATCAATACGAACACCCCGACCAGTGATGCGGCAAAGATGATGCTTGAGGAGAATCTTGGAGGACTGCCTGTTCTCAATCTTGAGGGACAGATGGTAGGGATCGTAACCAGGAGAAGTATCATCAGAGGTATGGGCGAGTAAGAACCCAGGTGTCTGGTGATGAGATACTACCCGAAGATAGAGTTCGATGTTGAGAAGGCGGCAGAGTTCCTGGAACTCTCCCCTTCCAGACTTGAAGATATAATTGAGAAAAGGAATCTGAAACAGAACTGGGACGAATATAACAACATATATAGATTCGAAGGGCACGCACCACATCTTGAGGATGGTACAGTGCTCATCGACCATTACGACCATTTTGAACTTGTGAGGGGTTTTCCTAAAATAAAACGTGCAATGCTCCTTGAACCTGCGGTAAAGAGAAGTTTCAGCGGGATAGATACCGTTGCCGTCGAGGAGAAGATGAACGGCTATAACGTCCGTGTCATCGAATATAACGGAAAGCTCATTGCCTTTACCCGCAGTGGACACATCTGTCCCTATTCAACTGAAAGGGTACAGAATCTCCTGAAAATGGATATCTTTACAGACCATCCTGACATCGTTGTCTATGGAGAGATGGCCGGACCTGAGAACCCATATGTACAGAAGCATGTCTATGGCATAGATTCACTGGAATTCTTTGTTTTTGATATAAGGTACAGAGATACAGGCAAAGTCCTCCCGCTGCAAATGAGAAGAGAACTTGCAGAGGAATACGGATTCAAGCAGGTAAGACTCTTTGGAGAATTCGATATCATTGAAGCACCAAAAAGGATAACGGAGATCATCAGGGAACTCGGCAGGAGTGGAAGGGAAGGCGTCGTTATCAAAGATCCGGAGATGGTATTGCAACCAATAAAATACACATGTTCTGAAAGTAATTGTAATGATCTAAAACAGGCATTCAAATTCTACAATGAGGCAGGAAGGGATTATCTCTTCTCAAGGGTAGTGCGGGAAGGCTTCCAGTCCCACGAATGGAACGAAAGTGAGGAAGATTTCAAAAAGCGCTGCCTGAGCCTTGGGGAAAGCATACTCAGACCCATGAAAGGGACCATAGCAGAAGTTGAGAGCGGTGTGAGGATATCCGACGATTTCAGGATAAGGGTGAAAGACCTGGAAGTGGTTGAAAAGTTCAGGGCATATCTGGAGAGACTGGGACTCTATGTGGTCTTCGAGGAACCTGAAAAAACAGGTGATGAATACGTCATAAGTGTAAAGAAGATGAATAAGAGTACAAATGACAAGACCCTTGCAATGCTTGAAGGGCAGTTGTGGTCATGAAAAAGACTATATCTTAATAGGTCGATCGTAAGCACAAAAAGGGTGCCTATATGACAAAGATCGCAATCATCGGAAGTGAGAAGAGCGGCAAGACAACACTTGCCGGTAAACTTGGAAAGAAAGGTAATGTCAGTGACATAACTATGTATGACTATGCCAAGAATGACATGATACTCACAACCATTGATGCCACCGGTTATCCGGCTTCTGTCAAATCACTGGTCACAGCGCTCAATCTTTCAGACATCGCTCTTCTATGCATTCCACCTGAAGGACTTGACCCTCAGGCTGCCGAGTGTATAATAGCACTTGATGTCATGGGCTACAAGCACGGTATCGTCGTTCTCACAAAATCTGACACCTCATATCCTTTTGCGCTGGATGAGCTCAAAGCCAAACTCCAGAAGGTAACAGCAGGGACTGTTCTTGAGAACTGGGACTACCATGCGATCTCAACAACCTCTTTCGAAGGCATGGAAGAATTAAAGGAACTCATAAACACAGTCGGGGAAAAGGTTGAAGAGGAACTGAAAGAACTGGACGACCTGCCGGCACGCACGATCATCGACCAGTCCTTCAATGTCACTGGTATCGGATGTGTTGTCCTTGGAGTTGTTTCCCAGGGAACCATCAATGCAAAGGACAAGGTTGTGGCATATCCTGCAAAGAAGGAACTCGAGATCAGGTCAATACAGATGCATGATGTGGATGCGAAATCTGCACCTGCAGGTGCCAGAGTGGGACTTGCTCTTAAAGGTGTCCAGTCAAAGGATATCGACAGGGGCTTTGTGCTCTCAGAAACTGAGACCGTTGCTACAGACTTCACACTGAAGTGTGTTCTTTCACCACTTGCAAAACCCTTCAATGTTGATGACATGTTACATCTCTATGTAGGACTCCAGTCCTCACCTGTAAGGGTAGTTGAGATACTTGAAGGTGAAGAGAAGGTTGAGACTGCAGCATCTGGAAAAGAATATGTTCTAAAGCTTACGGGATCAAAGGAAATAGCCTATAGTAAAAATGACAGGTTCATCCTTGTGAACCTTGATGAAAAACAGAGGTTCATAGCTCACGGCTATGAACAATGATCATTTCTAAATTCATTTCTTTTTTGGTGTCAGATGTTTGATACCATCCAGGAACGAAGGCATTTCTATAGCCTTTGTCCTTTCAATATTGTCGGGAAGATCTACAAGACCCGGCTGAAGTGTCATATCGGAAGAACCACTGATAACTGTTTCAGGAGCCCTGTAACTTGACACATTATGCGAGGTGAAACCATTCTTTGGTCTCTCCACCGTTACAGAAGGTGGCTTTTCAGGCTTTTCAGGACTACTTGGTCTGGAAAGTCCGGTCTTGGTGTCCCTGTCCTTGGACCTGGAACCCTCTTCTTTTCCGAGATTGTAGTGCTCTTTTACAAGATCACGGAGATCATAAACATCGGCAAACCTGTTGATCTGTGTCAGTTTTTCCTGGACCCAGCCGATCTCAGAGTGCCTGTGGTACCCTACCTCGAATCCCAATCTGCGACTTGCTTCTGCAAGCTGGGCCTTCCCCTCGTCCGGAAGGATCTTCTTCTCCTCTGACCTCTTAAATATCTTTACCATATGCAACAACCATCATTCTAGATAGCCTTCGATCCTCAATCCCCTTTCACTGAAAGATACACTCCGCATGTTACAATCGTGTTTTGTACCACGCATCTTTATGACCTGTAAAGCACGGGTCATCGTCTTATCATAAAGGAAATTATGCATGAAGATGACACCATGTGAAGCGAACTGCTCAGTGGAATAGGCTGTGGGATCTGTCATCTCGGAGAGGATCAGTGTGGTGCATCCCAGTTTCTTGAGATTGCGTATGAACCTGCTCATTTCCTTTTCCTGCAGGGAGAGGTCCCTGCTCGTGAACCTGATAGCAGACAGGGAGTCTATAACAAGTCTCTTTACTTCATATTCCGAGACATAGGCCGCAATTTCCTTGAAGACCATGGAAGGCGAAGGTGCCTCTGATTCAGTTGAACTTTTACTTACATTGAAGTCCGGGGTAATGAACTCGTTGACCTCATCCATGTAACCGTATTCCATACGCGGACCAAGGTCTGCGAACAGGAGCTTCTTCATCTTTATCAGAGTGGGAATATTCATGGCATAGTTGGACATGTCATTGATGATGTTCTGAGGACATTCCAGCAAGGTGACATATAATCCTACTTCACCTGTACTCGCTCCCTGAGCAAGGAATTGAACCCCGAATGTTGTTTTCCCACTGCCGGGTGGGCCACTAAGCACATACACTCTGTCCGTCAGGAGACCGCCCTGCACAAGATCATCAAAACCCTCTATTCCTGTAGGTATCCGCATTTGCATACTTCCCAAATATTAATACGTTAGTAATATAGTATAGTAATTATATAATACCTAAACTATTTCAATGCATCGATAATTCAACAACAATATTAGAGTTCTACATGAGAAATATTGAGAATATGGACGAAAATATGTACATGATCGGGATGAAAGATATAAGATGGACCATCCGTGTCTTTTTATTATCAGCAATAATTGCATTCTTCCTGAGCATTGTCGCCTACATACTGACACTGGCCTTCGCTGAACCTGAACCTGTGAGCGAGGTCATTATGAGCACAGCCTCTGCAGCCACTGCCAAGGTAGAGGTGACCTCTAATTACATCGACCCTATGTGGTCCATATTCATCTTCAACAGTATTGCAGCCACCTGTGCCGTTATCGGGACAGGGCTCTTCATGATGGTCCACACCCTGTTGATCGCTGATATAGCCATGAGACCGAAGCACCGGATATACTCTCGTTTTTCCATCATCTTCGAGATAGCCATGAAGCCGCTGTACACTTTACTCATCAAAATAACAGCACTTGTAGACAGGGACTTCTCCTTGATCGGAAAGAGCGAAGATAAAGTGGAAGGAACTATCTGGGAATACTGTGGCTACGGCAAGGATGAGTACAGGATGTTCTCCTACATGCTTCCATATACGGTTCCACTTCTGATACTGATGGTGAATGGAGCACTCATGGGAATTCTCCTTGCGTTCTTCGTATTCAACGGAGCGATGACAGGATTTGAACTCTTTGGAACTAAGGGTATCTTCATAGGTCTGCTATACAATGCTGTCTATTTCTTCATCTCAATAATCCCCCACGGCATCATCGAGATACCTGTGATCCTCGTAGCAGCAGCTCTGGGATACAGGTTCGCATATTCACAGGCCCATGATGTGATAGACAAAGAATTGTTCGACAGGAATGATATCATCGGACTGAAAGAGGATGCTGCATATACTTCTGCTGCTGCAAGGGAATACATACTCTCAGGATACACATGGAAGATGCTCGCTATTATCATATTGATACTGCTGATTGCAGCTTACATTGAGACCGACATTACACTGAAGGTCGTTGATCATGTTATGGCTGTGCTCGATGGATATCTGGAACCATTGCTTGCCTGATCGCATTTCATTTTATATTTTTTTATGATGAAATTAAGTATTTATAAGATAGTCAAAATAATCTAATCAGCACATTTCATGTGGTGGTTAAATTGGATAAGTACTTAAAAACAATTTTTGCAATACTAGCGGTTAGCATGCTGACCCTGGGAACACTGACACCAGCTCTTGCTGTCAGCCCAAAAACGTACAGTTTTGAAGATGATCTTGAGGTTGCATCTTTGCAGCTTGAAAATGGAAAGATACCGGTTATTATCACATTCAAAGGTAAACCTGATGCAGCCGTGGTTAAAGCAGCCGGTGGAGATGTTAAACAGGAATACACCATAATTCCTGCGATCTCGGCAAATGTTCCTGAAGAAGCACTTTTCGGACTCTCACATAACCCAAATATTGATCTTGTAGAGTATGATGCAAAGGTTCATGCAACGGAACAAACAACTCCCTGGGGCATCGAGAAGATAGGAGCCTCACAGGTGCATTCAGAATATGCGAATACAGCTGACGGGATCAAGGTTGCCATCCTCGATACGGGGATCGATTACAACCATCCTGACCTGGACGATAACTATGTCGGCGGTTATGACTTTGTGAATAATGACAATGATCCATGGGATGACCAATATCACGGAACACATTGTGCAGGGACTGTAGCAGCCGAGGACAATACAGAGGGCGTGGTTGGAGTAGCACCAGCTGCCGATCTCTACGCACTGAAAGTGCTGGATTCCAGCGGATCGGGATACTACTCCTCTATCATATCTGCTCTGGAATGGGCAGTTGAAAATGATATAGATGTTGCGTCCATGAGTCTGAGTGGCCCATCTGATCTAAATACCCTTAGGAAGGCATGTGATAATGCTTACAATAGTGGAGTCGTTTTAGTGGCGGCAGCCGGAAATGATTATGGTGGCAGTGTTGATTATCCTGCAGCTTATGATTCTGTAATTGCAGTGTCAGCTACTAACGAGAATGACATCATCGCAGATTTCTCAAACATTGGCCCCCAGGTAGAGATTGCAGGTCCTGGAGTGAATGTATATTCCACATTCCCAACCAGATATGGTTCTTATTATTACTTAGGTGGTACTAGTATGGCGACACCACATGTAACAGGTACAGTGGCACTGTTGCTGAATACGGTAATACCTGCAGACTATGATACCAACGGGAACAGTAATTGGGACCCTGATGAGGTAAGGGAAAGGTTGCACGATACAGCCTATGACCTCGGAGATGATGGAAAGGACGATTACTATGGATATGGTCTTGTGGATGCTTATGCTGCAGTGAACTATGAGCCTGCAGGGAATCAGGCACCAGTTGCAAGTATGACCATCACACCTGAAATTACCCGGATAGGCGATACTATCACCTTTAATGCATCAGGTTCAACAGATGATGACACTATCGTCTCGTACACATGGGACTTTGGAGATGGAAACACAGGAAGCGGAGAAATCGTCACACATACCTACACTGCTGATAATGATTATCTTGTAAACCTGACAGTTGTTGATAATGAAGGTGCGATAGGTACTGCTGAAGGATGGGTTGTTGTCCTGCCACAGAATGAAGCACCTGCAGCTGTAATGACTATCACTCCCGAAACTGCGAATGTAGACGAAGGAGTCTTTTTTGATGCTTCGTTGTCAACAGATACTGATGGAATGATCACGGGTTACATGTGGAATTTAGGCGATGGAAGCAGTTCTAACGATGAAAATGTTACACATGCTTACGATACTGCCGGAGATTATACAGTAGAATTGACAGTTTTCGATGACATGGGGGCAACTAATACAACCACCGGAACGGTCACAATTGTTCAGCCAAACAGGGCACCTGTGGCAGTAATGGACATGCCTTCCAGTGCATATGAAGGCGAAGCAGTTGATTTTGATGCATCAGCTTCGACAGACCCCGACGGGAACAGCATCTCATACTCATGGAACTTTGGAGATGGAGACACATCCGTTGAAATGAAGCCTCAGCATACTTACACTACTACCGGAACATATGACGTGACCCTAACAGTTACTGATGTTGAAGGGCTGACAAACACTACATCAGGAAGCATCACTATAAATGAGATTCTGGTGAATGAGGCTCCAACAGCAAGGATCACAATGCCAGCAACTGCATATGCAGGTGAACCTGTAACTTTCGATGCTTTGCTGTCAACGGATGATGGCACAATCGTCTCATATGCATGGGACTTTGAAGACGGAAGCGGAAGCGGGGTGGAAGTTGTACACACCTATAGCAATATCGGTGTTTATAATGTAAGCCTGACAGTGACGGATGATGGAGGACTTACAAA containing:
- a CDS encoding CBS domain-containing protein; protein product: MVLSVQNDMETDVSILEIQNEMSVKETMSKTIFDIDVSASVLEVAGKMAENDTDSVIVTEDADNIGIITEHDIITKTVVKNVLPSEMTAKEIMSSPIIATRPSTSIIEAAEMMVKSNIRRLAVMEGDHIEGMITDRDIIAIAPGLTTILEGLIELNHENKLHTEPELERGICQRCGALVDSLVDVNGSTLCEDCKEEEGYYD
- a CDS encoding CBS domain-containing protein, whose translation is MNVKDIMSSPVFTIAPEETVAHARNLMLKHKISTLVVAEDEKMVGIVTKTDLGKRLAQAEPMWRRRPIDKIPVSMVMHEDPITIYPGASVAQASELMIENGINALAVVNREVEGIVTGTDIMRYFAEQDIKTKVSDIMDEDIVFVHRHHTINHVIHEMEASETNRVIVNDDADEAVGIITTTNVAFNIMSDNEGNLPSKSIKMTRRSSPAGHKEYRYVKEVPLVAEDIMSELPHPMDANNKAVNAAKIMLSEHTIALPVVNGDKIIGLISRRDILRAVQ
- a CDS encoding CBS domain-containing protein: MEVKDIMAEPLLIDKSDTISHALDVMEKKGTRRLLVKHDNELLGVLTMRNISKELGTRKKGSKPASSLHVATAISDNFVKVLPDTKVTDTITLMIKNGGVIVVMDNDKVVGWVTPNEILKNNNFTGYAGEIMQKGPIVAGPADRVSHIRRVMLDNNIGRVPIIEGDKLVGMVTEKDIANAMRSFRDLVEGSKQEARIKNLIVEDIMKMGVKTINTNTPTSDAAKMMLEENLGGLPVLNLEGQMVGIVTRRSIIRGMGE
- a CDS encoding RNA ligase; this encodes MRYYPKIEFDVEKAAEFLELSPSRLEDIIEKRNLKQNWDEYNNIYRFEGHAPHLEDGTVLIDHYDHFELVRGFPKIKRAMLLEPAVKRSFSGIDTVAVEEKMNGYNVRVIEYNGKLIAFTRSGHICPYSTERVQNLLKMDIFTDHPDIVVYGEMAGPENPYVQKHVYGIDSLEFFVFDIRYRDTGKVLPLQMRRELAEEYGFKQVRLFGEFDIIEAPKRITEIIRELGRSGREGVVIKDPEMVLQPIKYTCSESNCNDLKQAFKFYNEAGRDYLFSRVVREGFQSHEWNESEEDFKKRCLSLGESILRPMKGTIAEVESGVRISDDFRIRVKDLEVVEKFRAYLERLGLYVVFEEPEKTGDEYVISVKKMNKSTNDKTLAMLEGQLWS
- a CDS encoding EF-Tu/IF-2/RF-3 family GTPase, which produces MTKIAIIGSEKSGKTTLAGKLGKKGNVSDITMYDYAKNDMILTTIDATGYPASVKSLVTALNLSDIALLCIPPEGLDPQAAECIIALDVMGYKHGIVVLTKSDTSYPFALDELKAKLQKVTAGTVLENWDYHAISTTSFEGMEELKELINTVGEKVEEELKELDDLPARTIIDQSFNVTGIGCVVLGVVSQGTINAKDKVVAYPAKKELEIRSIQMHDVDAKSAPAGARVGLALKGVQSKDIDRGFVLSETETVATDFTLKCVLSPLAKPFNVDDMLHLYVGLQSSPVRVVEILEGEEKVETAASGKEYVLKLTGSKEIAYSKNDRFILVNLDEKQRFIAHGYEQ
- a CDS encoding ATPase domain-containing protein, which encodes MRIPTGIEGFDDLVQGGLLTDRVYVLSGPPGSGKTTFGVQFLAQGASTGEVGLYVTLLECPQNIINDMSNYAMNIPTLIKMKKLLFADLGPRMEYGYMDEVNEFITPDFNVSKSSTESEAPSPSMVFKEIAAYVSEYEVKRLVIDSLSAIRFTSRDLSLQEKEMSRFIRNLKKLGCTTLILSEMTDPTAYSTEQFASHGVIFMHNFLYDKTMTRALQVIKMRGTKHDCNMRSVSFSERGLRIEGYLE
- a CDS encoding stage II sporulation protein M — protein: MRNIENMDENMYMIGMKDIRWTIRVFLLSAIIAFFLSIVAYILTLAFAEPEPVSEVIMSTASAATAKVEVTSNYIDPMWSIFIFNSIAATCAVIGTGLFMMVHTLLIADIAMRPKHRIYSRFSIIFEIAMKPLYTLLIKITALVDRDFSLIGKSEDKVEGTIWEYCGYGKDEYRMFSYMLPYTVPLLILMVNGALMGILLAFFVFNGAMTGFELFGTKGIFIGLLYNAVYFFISIIPHGIIEIPVILVAAALGYRFAYSQAHDVIDKELFDRNDIIGLKEDAAYTSAAAREYILSGYTWKMLAIIILILLIAAYIETDITLKVVDHVMAVLDGYLEPLLA
- a CDS encoding PKD domain-containing protein, with product MDKYLKTIFAILAVSMLTLGTLTPALAVSPKTYSFEDDLEVASLQLENGKIPVIITFKGKPDAAVVKAAGGDVKQEYTIIPAISANVPEEALFGLSHNPNIDLVEYDAKVHATEQTTPWGIEKIGASQVHSEYANTADGIKVAILDTGIDYNHPDLDDNYVGGYDFVNNDNDPWDDQYHGTHCAGTVAAEDNTEGVVGVAPAADLYALKVLDSSGSGYYSSIISALEWAVENDIDVASMSLSGPSDLNTLRKACDNAYNSGVVLVAAAGNDYGGSVDYPAAYDSVIAVSATNENDIIADFSNIGPQVEIAGPGVNVYSTFPTRYGSYYYLGGTSMATPHVTGTVALLLNTVIPADYDTNGNSNWDPDEVRERLHDTAYDLGDDGKDDYYGYGLVDAYAAVNYEPAGNQAPVASMTITPEITRIGDTITFNASGSTDDDTIVSYTWDFGDGNTGSGEIVTHTYTADNDYLVNLTVVDNEGAIGTAEGWVVVLPQNEAPAAVMTITPETANVDEGVFFDASLSTDTDGMITGYMWNLGDGSSSNDENVTHAYDTAGDYTVELTVFDDMGATNTTTGTVTIVQPNRAPVAVMDMPSSAYEGEAVDFDASASTDPDGNSISYSWNFGDGDTSVEMKPQHTYTTTGTYDVTLTVTDVEGLTNTTSGSITINEILVNEAPTARITMPATAYAGEPVTFDALLSTDDGTIVSYAWDFEDGSGSGVEVVHTYSNIGVYNVSLTVTDDGGLTNTTTGTIEITEAPVVAPVVTVDVEPVFKIAGKNVFIHATATITVMQEDNLISGAIVNGHWEGTTGDSDSATTDASGTVTVDSDSGKYPITSSLDFTFVVDSVVIGETTYEDGTWIGTGSYQ